One Tetrapisispora phaffii CBS 4417 chromosome 2, complete genome genomic region harbors:
- the TPHA0B02510 gene encoding uncharacterized protein (similar to Saccharomyces cerevisiae MHP1 (YJL042W); ancestral locus Anc_5.259), with translation MEINLGKESIKNDIEKVRLQPLDIDWFIRSGKIDKNYEATLKNKQADPKSDEKDKATEPIRTNDHQINKNSSDKDKSNRRQSMNAHEENLNIHKIKSLNADNVEQHKNTVVPDECLPIRRTRSLPSNKEQDDAKSISFTPVDNITTNKSPKPKGSFFKKLFNRQRSSSSASLNSEKVEEQFKKKERRESTSSIGTKPALKELETIRPTDNNNINTSTYNDYNRSSTADSHLNGKNKNKNNVINEVDLRTDNIKLREFLDYYKKNGYNVSSFKNKNGKSIKNIRKKQPCFVIGDPTENRPSSKRNQTTKLEKERVDSRGRSLPDLPEKSKYKSCLKNLTIADSSRGAESPICYSSESESDDESSASPGRFGNFLKKVTSHGTGSRNSRNNSIEYKSIDHNISPDNLMSSNSSIDSKMDFDKFNVPGLEDIKQFKHVAFSPCTYFNDPPQQICSKSPRKGEVEVKEDGTIIIHRLSKEERLKTMENSSLGVVVGGTGYLKLLERNRNEYPTPSDEETNFELSQTDESIESSRNVPEKLASVGDNEQDIAVSKSASFLKIDKPMISRRSSASIRSQESSFIGDVLPLKDVRIPHDIIYTRCCHLREILPIPAIMKQLKKGSTDPIPLLQLRNPRPSLVEVWCFSDFISSVPVLSVSLDGTSLSSEVFKIILSSLIRKKHFEKLSLRNTSIDDDGWKFLSYFISKSTSLLCIDLTMVPSIKTNVQKPSKSSLKSTLKRMECNLDNRSDRNWDLFSASVAAHGGLEEIIVSGANMSLSQFQNFLSVACQKTERLGLAYNNLTVEQMDYLGTWVINSKITGLDLGFNDLHNKLSGFTEGVSNVIKRKGEKAQFKYFSLNSTNLQVEENASSTTNEPLYLISTLCYCQNLRFLDLSNNPKMFPYCRRTLLNCLPVFVNLVRLHLDFEKLDSTTVIMLAEMFPLCSKLNHLSMLGTSFGVAAVKALTDAVEKSNSLITLDIDYSQFSEKAKEKLSLFTMRNLQNEASRIQLMNTNKSPNSDRLDSLSNLQSELSNILNANSDDRQLYNAMVIKFILRLMHARAKITKVVHDLFELRLNGQLNREGRDALIRLCFIDSCFEKGIRLLKERNPDVNIDSSKAEESNTEIALNLTCPVTEANTSSKVNQKQSGDLQTSSNNSSVLRLSDELNKTGHSMLLPFGKAELVGYFPHAHDTIDLTTDGEIKSLELARQESEEGRLFKQSSHIMREVEDSIANEKIDKNALIGAAESLDSDQIKGFLLKNDISAAVSVIDELHKRGYHLHHIFKKKEAINDDNYKSDCVFNETNDEHPTNNNNNVEDSDQFNIITPCDSEVEVRDLNFSSNNAEEEETIDAEYDKVLDNLQKARIFANSETNR, from the coding sequence ATGGAGATCAATTTGGGGAAAGAATCGATCAAGAATGATATCGAGAAAGTTCGACTGCAACCATTAGATATTGATTGGTTTATAAGATCAGGGAAAATAGATAAAAATTACGAGGctactttaaaaaataaacaagCTGATCCTAAGTCAGATGAAAAAGATAAAGCTACTGAACCAATACGGACAAATGatcatcaaataaataaaaattcaagtGATAAGGACAAATCAAATAGAAGACAATCTATGAATGCACATGAGgagaatttaaatatacataaGATAAAGAGTTTGAATGCAGATAATGTAGAGCAGCATAAAAATACAGTCGTGCCTGATGAATGCTTGCCAATCAGAAGGACTAGATCATTACCATCAAATAAAGAGCAAGATGATGctaaatcaatttcttttacGCCAGTTGATAATATCACTACTAATAAGTCTCCAAAACCAAAAGGTagttttttcaaaaaattatttaatagaCAAAGAAGTTCTTCATCTGCTTCTTTAAACTCAGAGAAAGTTGAAGAAcaatttaaaaagaaagagagaAGAGAATCAACTTCATCAATTGGAACAAAACCAGCTTTAAAGGAGCTAGAAACAATTAGACCCACAgacaataacaatattaacACAAGTACATACAATGACTATAATCGTAGTAGCACAGCTGACTCTCATTTAAatggtaaaaataaaaataaaaataatgttataAATGAAGTAGATTTAAGGACTGACAATATAAAGTTAAGGGAATTTTTGgattattacaaaaaaaatggttATAATGTATCGTCatttaagaataaaaaCGGTAAGagtataaaaaatattagaaaaaaacaacCATGTTTTGTTATCGGAGACCCAACAGAAAACAGACCAAGCAGTAAACGAAATCAAACTACTAAACtggaaaaagaaagagTTGATTCTAGAGGTAGATCATTACCTGATTTACCAGAAAAAtccaaatataaatcatgTCTAAAAAATCTCACTATCGCCGACTCATCAAGAGGTGCTGAATCACCCATTTGCTACTCAAGTGAGAGCGAGAGTGATGATGAAAGTTCTGCATCACCAGGTCGATTTGGtaattttcttaaaaaaGTCACTTCCCATGGAACCGGTTCTCGTAattcaagaaataataGTATAGAATATAAATCTATTgatcataatatttctcCTGATAATTTAATGAGCTCTAACTCTAGTATTGATAGTAAAATggattttgataaattcaaCGTTCCGGGCTTAGAAGATATAAAACAGTTCAAGCATGTAGCATTTTCACCATGTACATATTTTAACGATCCACCTCAACAAATTTGTAGTAAAAGTCCAAGAAAAGGCGAAGTAGAAGTCAAGGAAGATGGAACTATTATTATACACAGACTATCAAAAGAGGAAAGATTAAAGACTATGGAAAATTCATCATTAGGGGTAGTGGTGGGAGGTACTGGCTATctgaaattattagaaagaaatagaaatgAATATCCAACTCCATCtgatgaagaaacaaaTTTTGAACTTTCACAAACAGATGAGAGCATTGAATCAAGTAGAAACGTTCCTGAGAAACTAGCATCTGTTGGAGATAATGAACAAGATATTGCAGTCAGCAAAAGTGCTTCATTCTTGAAAATCGATAAACCAATGATATCAAGACGTTCTAGTGCATCTATCAGAAGTCAAGAAAGTTCGTTTATTGGCGACGTACTACCCCTAAAAGATGTTCGTATCCCACatgatataatatatacCCGGTGTTGTCATTTACGTGAGATTCTTCCCATTCCTGCTATAATGaaacaattaaagaaaGGGTCAACAGATCCAATACCTTTATTACAACTGAGAAACCCACGCCCTTCGTTAGTAGAAGTTTGGTGTTTTAGTGATTTTATTAGCTCTGTCCCAGTGTTGAGTGTCTCTTTGGATGGTACCTCTCTATCTTCTGAAGTGTTTAAAATCATACTGAGTTCTTTGATAAGAAAAAAGcactttgaaaaattatcacTAAGAAATACATCGATAGATGATGATGGTTGGAAGTTTTTGAGTTACTTTATCTCCAAATCCACTTCTTTACTCTGCATAGATTTAACAATGGTTCCTAGCATTAAAACTAACGTCCAAAAACCATCAAAATCTTCCTTAAAAAGCACTTTAAAAAGAATGGAGTGTAATTTAGATAATAGATCTGATAGAAATTGGGATTTATTTTCAGCCTCAGTGGCAGCACATGGCGGTTTGGAAGAGATAATTGTGTCAGGTGCGAATATGTCTCTCTCAcagtttcaaaattttctaAGTGTAGCATGCCAAAAAACTGAAAGATTAGGTTTAGCATATAATAACTTAACGGTAGAGCAAATGGATTATTTAGGTACATGGGtcattaattcaaaaattacaGGATTAGATCTGGGGTTTAATGATTTACATAATAAACTATCGGGGTTTACAGAAGGTGTTTCCaatgttattaaaagaaaaggtGAAAAAGcacaatttaaatatttttctttaaattccACTAACTTACAGGTGGAAGAGAATGCAAGCAGTACAACAAATGAACCTTTATATCTAATAAGTACTCTTTGTTATTGTCAAAATTTAAGATTTTTAGATTTATCTAATAATCCTAAAATGTTCCCATATTGTAGAAgaactttattaaattgtttACCTGTGTTCGTTAACTTGGTTAGATTACATCTGGACTTTGAAAAGTTGGATTCTACAACAGTCATTATGTTAGCTGAAATGTTCCCGCTAtgttcaaaattaaatcatttatcAATGTTAGGCACATCTTTCGGAGTTGCAGCAGTAAAAGCTTTAACTGATGCTGTTGAAAAAAGTAATTCTTTAATCACACTTGATATAGATTATAGTCAATTTTCTGAAAAAGCAAAAGAAAAGCTATCCTTATTCACAATGAGAAATTTACAGAATGAAGCATCCAGAATTCAACTAAtgaatacaaataaatCTCCAAACTCAGACAGATTAGACAGCTTGTCAAACCTACAAAGcgaattatcaaatattcttAATGCTAATTCAGATGATAGACAATTATACAATGCAATggtaattaaatttattctaAGGTTAATGCACGCTAGAGctaaaattacaaaagttGTGCATGACCTATTTGAATTAAGATTGAATGGCCAATTGAATAGGGAAGGTAGAGATGCGTTAATAAGATTGTGTTTCATAGATTCATGTTTTGAGAAAGGAATCAGACTTTTAAAAGAGAGAAATCCTGATGTGAATATTGATTCCTCCAAAGCAGAAGAATCAAACACTGAAATCGCTTTGAATTTAACTTGCCCAGTGACTGAAGCTAATACCTCAAGTAAAGTTAACCAAAAACAGTCAGGTGACTTGCAAACTTCGAGCAATAATAGTTCCGTTTTGAGACTATCTGATGAACTTAATAAAACTGGTCATTCCATGTTATTACCATTTGGTAAAGCTGAGCTGGTGGGATACTTCCCGCACGCTCATGATACCATTGATCTAACTACGGATGGAGAAATAAAGTCATTAGAATTAGCAAGACAAGAAAGTGAAGAAGGCAGACTTTTTAAACAGTCATCACATATAATGCGGGAAGTTGAAGATTCGATTGccaatgaaaaaattgacaAAAATGCTCTCATTGGTGCCGCAGAATCCTTAGATAGTGACCAAATAAAGggatttttattaaaaaacgACATATCAGCTGCTGTCAGTGTCATTGACGAATTACATAAGAGAGGGTATCATTTACACCATATTTTCAAGAAGAAGGAAGCAATAAATGATGACAACTACAAATCCGATTGTGTTTTCAATGAAACTAACGACGAACATCCgacaaataataataataatgtcGAGGATTCTGatcaatttaatataatcaCACCGTGTGATAGCGAAGTTGAGGTAAGGGatcttaatttttcatcgAACAATGCAGAAGAGGAGGAGACTATTGATGCAGAATATGATAAAGTATTAGACAATTTACAAAAAGCCAGAATTTTCGCTAATTCGGAGACAAACAGATAA
- the DBR1 gene encoding RNA lariat debranching enzyme (similar to Saccharomyces cerevisiae DBR1 (YKL149C); ancestral locus Anc_5.254) yields the protein MGKLRVAIQGCCHGELDKIFQELEQLHKRNPIDLLLILGDFQSLRSENDFKSISIPPKYQKLGDFQNYYKDSNLKPCVPTIFIGGNHESMRHLMLLPFGGYVSNDIYFMGYSNMIWFKGLRIGGLSGIYKHWDLNKNRPGYKFLEEGNNWEKNVRSLYHVRKTDLLPLYMTACTRNEYNEKNGVNIMMSHDWPNGIVYHGNYKELLKVKPFFKRDVLYNQSLGSELNWELLNLFKPEWWVSAHLHVRYTAEFTHEDKKRKMEDIKTTNQDEISLDLDDLDSSSTEEEEKTTPVKTTHFLALDKCLPRRKHLEIIEIEGNENHFSSTSNDMYYDPEFINNLSYIEKNKEHSKIKNTPLNKIDINELISDNKIMQLDEIDWNKYKIPNYETDVQKLETEQTNSFIEQFLK from the coding sequence ATGGGAAAATTAAGGGTTGCTATCCAAGGTTGCTGTCATGGTGAActtgataaaatatttcaagagCTTGAGCAACTACATAAACGAAATCCAATCGatttattgttaatattagGCGATTTCCAATCTCTTCGTAgtgaaaatgattttaaatcaatCAGTATCCCACCCAAATATCAAAAACTTGGTGATTTTCAAAACTATTACAAAGATAGTAACTTGAAACCTTGTGTTCCTACTATTTTCATTGGCGGTAACCATGAATCCATGAGACATTTAATGCTACTTCCATTTGGTGGATACGTCTCCAATGACATTTATTTTATGGGTTATAGTAATATGATATGGTTTAAAGGCTTAAGAATAGGTGGACTCAGTGGTATCTATAAACACTGGGATCTAAACAAAAATCGTCCGGgatataaatttttagaagaaGGAAACAATTGGGAAAAAAATGTTCGAAGTTTGTATCATGTTAGAAAAACCGATTTATTGCCATTATACATGACAGCATGTACTAGAAATGAATACAACGAAAAAAATGGTGTGAATATTATGATGAGCCATGATTGGCCCAATGGAATTGTATACCATGGGAATTACAAAGAACTACTTAAAGTTAAGCCTTTTTTCAAACGGGATGTACTTTATAACCAATCCTTAGGTTCTGAATTGAATTGGGAGCTATTAAACTTATTTAAACCTGAGTGGTGGGTCAGTGCGCATTTGCATGTAAGATATACTGCCGAATTTACACACGAGGATAAGAAAAGGAAAATGGAAGATATAAAAACGACTAATCAAGATGAAATCAGTCTTGATTTGGATGATCTTGATTCAAGTTcaacagaagaagaagagaaaacAACTCCTGTGAAAACTACTCATTTCTTAGCACTAGATAAATGTTTACCTAGAAGAAAGCATTTAGAAATAATCGAGATTGAAGGAAATGAAAACcatttttcttcaactaGTAACGACATGTACTATGATCCTGAGttcatcaataatttatcataCATAGAAAAGAACAAAGAGCATAGTAAGATTAAAAACACTCCATTGAATAAAATCGatatcaatgaattaatttCCGACAACAAGATAATGCAACTAGATGAAATTGATTGGAACAAGTATAAAATACCTAACTATGAAACTGACGTTCAAAAGTTGGAGACAGAACAAACTAACTCTTTTATAGAAcaatttcttaaataa
- the AVT3 gene encoding Avt3p (similar to Saccharomyces cerevisiae AVT3 (YKL146W); ancestral locus Anc_5.252), whose translation MSENKTVDKSQLLINNPNSSSRTPNAPLNNDYGTINDTGNPLLNDQMVSLPKNDITHTPVSRQRSMSFSQVSVQSSSNNVLEDAGLPMSHRDITAPGGFRRSFIMRKHILENKKIPYLPNFMLTNFNDFLYLYGHYAGEDLSESDEDEEAIEDEEDYQDFARRPLLNNVSPSNNPLATGVSPTEIPHRIAKRKGDNNKKASTFKAILLLLKSFVGTGILFLPKGFSNGGYTFSTISLLVCSLLSYYCFILLISTKDQMKGINGYGDLGNHLYGKNMKLAILLSIVLSQIGFSAAYTVFVATNLKTLCQNLFSNNQHFSIVLFIIFQTLLFIPLSFTRNITKLTATALVADLFIFIGVIYIYYYPITYIIKNGIATETIVPFNNKNWSLFIGTAIFTFEGIGLLIPIQESMAKPHQFFISLTLVMVIVTVIFISVGLLCYCAFGSSVETVVLLNFPQDSPYTLTVQLLYCLAILLSTPLQLFPAIRILENWVFKKKGSGKYNPKIKWAKNYFRSLIVIGTTCIAWSGANDLDKFVSLVGSFACIPLIYIYPPLLHYKACKINGSANLVQNYLDIILILFGVILMSYTSFQTIQLWLS comes from the coding sequence atgTCTGAAAATAAGACAGTTGATAAATCACAACTGTTGATCAATAATCCTAATAGTTCAAGCAGGACCCCAAATGCCccattaaataatgattatgGAACCATTAATGATACTGGCAACCCTTTATTAAATGACCAAATGGTATCTCTTCccaaaaatgatattacaCACACACCCGTTTCAAGACAAAGATCTATGAGTTTTTCGCAGGTCTCAGTGCAATCATCGTCAAATAATGTCTTGGAAGATGCAGGATTACCTATGTCCCATAGAGACATCACAGCACCTGGTGGGTTTAGAAGATCATTCATAATGAGAAAGcatattttagaaaataaaaaaattccaTATTTACCAAATTTTATGTTGACCAATTTTAATGACTTTTTATATCTATATGGACACTATGCAGGAGAAGATCTGTCAGAaagtgatgaagatgaagaagctATTGAAGATGAGGAAGACTACCAAGATTTTGCCCGAAGACCACTACTAAATAATGTAAGCCCCTCGAATAATCCTCTTGCAACAGGAGTTTCACCAACAGAAATTCCTCATAGAATTGCAAAGCGTAAAGgcgataataataaaaaagcATCTACTTTCAAAGCAATCCTATTACTATTGAAATCCTTTGTTGGAACtggtattttatttttaccaaAAGGTTTTAGTAATGGTGGCTACACATTTAGTACAATATCGCTACTAGTTTGTTCACTCTTATcgtattattgttttatattattaatcaGTACTAAAGATCAGATGAAAGGCATTAATGGTTATGGTGATTTGGGTAACCATTTATATGgtaaaaatatgaaattagCTATATTATTGTCAATTGTCCTTTCACAAATAGGTTTTTCAGCAGCTTATACGGTTTTCGTTGCGACTAACCTAAAGACACTATGCcagaatttattttcaaataatcaaCATTTTTCGattgttttgtttattatcttCCAAACTCTTTTATTTATCCCACTATCGTTTACCAGAAATATCACAAAGCTAACGGCAACAGCTCTTGTTGCagatttattcatttttattggtgtgatatatatttattattatcctATAACATATATCATCAAAAATGGTATTGCAACAGAAACAATAGTTCcatttaataataagaattGGTCCCTTTTTATTGGTACAGCAATCTTTACGTTTGAAGGTATTGGTTTGTTGATTCCAATACAAGAGTCCATGGCAAAACCacatcaattttttatctcGTTAACCCTTGTTATGGTTATTGTCACAGTTATCTTTATAAGTGTTGGTTTATTATGTTACTGTGCTTTTGGATCAAGTGTTGAAACTGTCgttttgttaaattttcCTCAAGATAGTCCATACACTTTAACTGTACAACTTCTATACTGTTTGgctatattattatcaactCCATTGCAATTATTTCCGGCTATAAGAATCTTAGAAAACTGGGTCTTCAAAAAGAAAGGATCTGGTAAATACAATCCAAAGATAAAATGGGCTAAGAACTACTTCCGTTCACTTATTGTCATCGGAACAACTTGCATTGCATGGTCAGGTGCGAATGATTTAGATAAATTTGTGTCGCTGGTAGGTTCTTTTGCTTGCATTCCATTAATCTACATTTATCCACCGTTACTGCATTATAAGGCTTGCAAGATAAATGGATCTGCAAATTTAGTACAAAACTATCTagatattatattgattCTATTTGGTGTAATCTTAATGTCGTACACTTCATTCCAAACAATCCAACTTTGGCTAAGCTAA
- the TPHA0B02540 gene encoding uncharacterized protein: MYSQLDISFQSRENTCDDIDYKKFEKRQQDHILKSTLPSDKEYNNVFKKYDCNIIRGSKIQQTETVKAYAYRDTNPENLKFFKLSNSKSENENQKLQILCKSGKLMDRIYYWSPNAPSFEEVAMTFYFDSDRLRNSKPETIAWFFEQWQYRNN, from the coding sequence ATGTACTCTCAATTAGATATATCATTTCAATCTAGAGAAAATACATGtgatgatattgattacaaaaaatttgaaaaacgACAGCAAGATCatatattgaaatcaaCACTTCCCTCTGACAAAGAATATAACAAtgtatttaaaaaatatgattgTAACATCATAAGAGGAtcaaaaattcaacaaaCAGAAACAGTGAAAGCTTATGCATATCGAGATACTAATCCTgagaatttaaaattttttaaattatcaaattctaAGTCTGAAAACGAAAACCAAAAGCTTCAAATTCTATGCAAATCTGGTAAACTAATGGATAGAATATACTATTGGTCACCAAATGCACCTTCGTTTGAAGAAGTAGCAAtgacattttattttgattcaGATAGATTAAGGAACAGTAAACCTGAGACAATCGCCTGGTTTTTTGAACAATGGCAATATAGAAACAATTAA
- the RPT1 gene encoding proteasome regulatory particle base subunit RPT1 (similar to Saccharomyces cerevisiae RPT1 (YKL145W); ancestral locus Anc_5.251) codes for MAPKEDWEKYKAPVEGKDSKPNEDKIIPLSEGDIQVLKSYGAAPYDSKIKETEKDLKVIEGKIKEKAGVKESDTGLAPSHLWDIMGDRQRLSEEHPLQVARCTKIIKKSSENGDESNSESTEGNGTANTNTAADDNEEAKYVINLKQIAKFVVGLGERVSPTDIEEGMRVGVDRSKYHIELPLPPRIDPSVTMMTVEEKPDVTYTDVGGCKDQIEKLREVVELPLLSPERFATLGIDPPKGILLYGPPGTGKTLCARAVANRTDATFIRVIGSELVQKYVGEGARMVRELFEMARTKKACIIFFDEIDAVGGARFDDGAGGDNEVQRTMLELITQLDGFDPRGNIKVMFATNRPNTLDPALLRPGRIDRKVEFSLPDLEGRANIFRIHTKSMSVERGIRWELISRLCPNSTGAELRSVCTEAGMFAIRARRKVATEKDFLKAVDKVISGYKKFSSTSRYMQYN; via the coding sequence ATGGCTCCAAAAGAGGATTGGGAAAAATATAAGGCTCCAGTGGAGGGGAAAGATTCAAAACCAAATGAAGACAAGATTATTCCATTGTCCGAAGGTGATATCCAAGTTCTGAAAAGTTATGGTGCTGCTCCATATGATTCTAAGAtaaaagaaacagaaaagGATTTAAAAGTCATCGAAGgtaaaattaaagagaAAGCTGGTGTCAAAGAAAGTGATACTGGTCTAGCACCATCGCATCTATGGGATATTATGGGTGATAGACAAAGATTAAGCGAGGAGCACCCATTGCAAGTTGCTCGTTGTACAAAGATCATTAAAAAGAGCAGTGAAAATGGAGATGAAAGCAACTCTGAAAGCACTGAAGGTAATGGAACTGCAAACACCAATACTGCTGCTGATGATAACGAAGAAGCCAAATATGTAAttaatttgaaacaaaTTGCCAAGTTCGTGGTGGGATTAGGTGAAAGAGTTTCACCAACTGATATTGAGGAAGGTATGAGAGTGGGTGTTGACAGATCTAAGTATCACATTGAATTACCTTTGCCACCTAGAATTGATCCAAGTGTTACAATGATGACTGTGGAGGAAAAACCTGATGTGACCTATACTGACGTAGGTGGTTGTAAAGATCAGATAGAGAAGCTGAGAGAAGTTGTTGAATTACCATTACTATCCCCAGAAAGATTTGCTACTTTAGGTATAGATCCTCCAAAGGGTATTCTTTTATATGGCCCACCAGGTACTGGTAAGACTTTATGTGCGCGTGCCGTAGCTAACAGAACGGATGCCACATTTATCAGAGTTATTGGTTCCGAGTTAGTACAAAAATATGTTGGTGAAGGTGCCCGTATGGTTAGAGAACTATTTGAAATGGCTAGAACTAAAAAGGCatgtattattttcttcgaTGAAATTGATGCCGTTGGTGGTGCTCGTTTTGATGATGGCGCTGGTGGTGATAATGAAGTTCAAAGAACCATGTTAGAATTAATTACACAATTAGATGGTTTTGATCCTAGAGGCAATATCAAGGTCATGTTCGCCACAAATAGACCAAATACATTAGATCCAGCTCTTTTAAGACCTGGTAGAATTGATCGTAAAGTTGAATTTTCTCTACCTGATCTAGAGGGTCGTGctaatatttttagaaTCCATACAAAGTCAATGAGTGTTGAAAGAGGAATAAGATGGGAGTTAATTTCAAGATTATGTCCAAATTCTACTGGTGCTGAATTAAGATCTGTTTGTACTGAAGCTGGTATGTTTGCAATCAGAGCGAGAAGAAAAGTAGCTACCGAAAAGGACTTCTTAAAGGCTGTGGATAAAGTTATTAGCGGTTATAAAAAGTTCAGTTCAACATCTCGTTATATGCAATATAATTAG
- the ARO4 gene encoding 3-deoxy-7-phosphoheptulonate synthase ARO4 (similar to Saccharomyces cerevisiae ARO4 (YBR249C); ancestral locus Anc_6.168), with protein sequence MSENNNHQEDVRILGYDPLVSPALLQVQVPATEKCLETARKGREESIEIISGRDDRVLVVVGPCSIHDLDAAQEYAIRLKKLSEELQQDLLIVMRAYLEKPRTTVGWKGLINDPDVNNTFNINKGIQAARQLFVNLTDLGLPIGSEMLDTISPQYLADLLSFGAIGARTTESQLHRELASGLSFPIGFKNGTDGTLGVAVDACKAASFSHHFMGVTKHGLAAITTTKGNEHCFVILRGGKKGTNFDAKSVAEAKAQLDEGSNGLMIDYSHGNSNKDFRNQPKVNDVVCEQIANGEKSIIGVMIESNIKEGNQKIPPEGKAGLEYGVSITDACISWETTVDVLRKLAGAVRQRREKK encoded by the coding sequence ATGTCTGAAAATAACAACCACCAAGAAGATGTTAGAATTTTAGGTTATGATCCATTAGTTTCTCCTGCTTTATTACAAGTTCAAGTCCCAGCAACTGAAAAATGTTTGGAAACTGCTAGAAAAGGTAGAGAAGAAtctattgaaattatttccGGTAGAGATGACAGAGTGTTGGTCGTTGTTGGTCCATGTTCTATTCATGACTTAGACGCTGCTCAAGAATACGCTATaagattaaagaaattatccGAAGAATTACAACAAGATCTATTGATTGTCATGAGAGCTTATCTAGAAAAACCAAGAACCACTGTTGGTTGGAAAGGTTTGATTAATGATCCAGATGTCAATAACACTTTCAACATCAATAAAGGTATACAAGCCGCTAGACAATTATTCGTTAACTTAACTGACCTTGGTTTACCAATTGGTTCTGAAATGTTAGATACTATTTCACCACAATATTTAGCTGATTTACTATCATTCGGTGCCATCGGTGCTAGAACTACTGAATCTCAATTGCACAGAGAATTAGCTTCTGGTCTATCTTTCCCAATTGGTTTCAAAAACGGTACTGACGGTACCTTAGGTGTCGCTGTTGATGCTTGTAAGGCTGCTTCTTTCTCCCATCATTTCATGGGTGTTACCAAACATGGTTTAGCTGCTATTACCACCACCAAAGGTAATGAACATTGTTTCGTTATTTTGAGAGGTGGTAAGAAAGGTACTAACTTTGACGCCAAATCAGTCGCTGAAGCTAAAGCTCAATTAGATGAAGGATCTAATGGTTTAATGATTGATTACTCTCACGGTAACTCAAACAAAGATTTCAGAAACCAACCAAAGGTTAACGATGTTGTATGTGAACAAATTGCCAATGGTGAAAAGTCGATTATTGGTGTCATGATTGAAtctaatattaaagaagGTAATCAAAAGATTCCACCAGAAGGTAAAGCTGGATTAGAATATGGCGTCTCTATTACTGATGCCTGTATTAGTTGGGAAACTACAGTAGATGTCTTAAGAAAATTAGCTGGTGCCGTTAGACAAAGAAGGGAGAAGAAATAA